A region of the Trueperaceae bacterium genome:
CCCGTCGGTGCGCTCCACGGTGACGCCGGCGTCGGCGGGGTCGCCGGGCACCGCGAGGTCCTCGACGCGGCCGGGCGTGGCGGCCGGGTCGGCCGGCGCGAAGCCGCCGACCTTCGGTGTCACGACGACCGGGTGGGCGGCGGCGCGCGTCGTTTCGCGGACGCGTTGCAGCTGCGCCAGTCGGTCGCCCACCACGGCGCCGTCGTCGACGCCGAGCGTCACGACGTCCTCGAGGAGCGCGCCGCCGCTCCGCACCGCGACGCGCGGCGCGACCGCGGCCCCGCTGCGGGTGGCGGGGAGGACGAGCGCGGCGGCGTCGCGGGCCGCCAGGACGGACGTCAGGACGCCGGTCCAGGCGCCCGGGTGCGGTGGGGCGGCGACGCGGTGGACGTGCGGCAGGTAGGCGCTCGCGGCGTCCGCGACGTCGGGGGTCGCGACGCCCTCGAGCGGCGCCCCGAGCGCCTCGGCGAGGGCGCGGGCGGCGGTCGTGGCCTGCAACGCCGCCCGCGTGGGCGTCCCCCCGTCGCCGGGCACGAGGACGAGGACGGCGCCGCTCACGCCGCCCCCTCGCGCAGGACGCGCGCCAGTTCGCGCGCCTGCGCCTCGAGCGGCCCGTCGAGGAGGCGCCGCGCCCGCGCGCGTTGTTCGGGCGCCCGGGCGGTGACGCGCGTGCCGGACGCGGGGGTCGGCGCGTCGGCCACGTCGAGCGGCTTGCGTTTCGCCTTCATGATGTTCGGCAGCGTCGGGTAGCGCGGTTCCGCGAGGCCCTGCTGCGTCGTGACGACGGCGGGCAGCGCGAACGTGAGGGTTTCGGGGCCGGCGTCGCCGTCGTGCACCGCCCGGACGGTGGTGCCGTCCAGCTCCAGGCGGGTCGTCCAGTCGGCCAGCGGCCAGCCGAGGTGTTCGGCGAGGGCCGGACCGAGCGCCGCGCTGTCGGTGTCGGCGTGCTTCCCGCCGGTCAG
Encoded here:
- a CDS encoding electron transfer flavoprotein subunit beta/FixA family protein, which gives rise to MKIVTVVRRVPDVEARVEVADDAVSVSGAAWGLDGMDEYGVEQALRMREGGLDAEVVALAVGPDATEEVLRTALAMGADRARLLRTDGAEAGDVLAEANLLADVLRDEAPDLVLTGGKHADTDSAALGPALAEHLGWPLADWTTRLELDGTTVRAVHDGDAGPETLTFALPAVVTTQQGLAEPRYPTLPNIMKAKRKPLDVADAPTPASGTRVTARAPEQRARARRLLDGPLEAQARELARVLREGAA